One part of the Mycobacterium marinum genome encodes these proteins:
- a CDS encoding DUF4185 domain-containing protein, translating into MSSALVVRCSLLVVLVIVASQCVWTAHADPPAPGPAPILPPLVPGQVLRMGPTAGTGTPTGDYGIGATDLCEFVEFPTELLQVCGDSFAGQGVGFGGWYSPIALRVDTASVDDPAGVRYTGVTGIGSPLLADPTPAGNSQLPAGVVQINRHNYVMVTTTKDLEPQSSRLVLAVPERAGWQTIAGTQRAARYQDGSQTQISGYYDPIPTPDSPGGWVYIVADNFTRRDPVLLYRATPQTFIDRSKWQGWAGGPGGGWNKPPTPLWPDQVGEMSIRQIDGMTVLSYFNATTLNMEVRVAANPTLLGDAPVTTVVQHDEWPEPAESLPPPFDNRLAQPYGGYISPGSTLDELRIFVSQWDTRARMSGPYRVIQFAVNPFKP; encoded by the coding sequence GTGAGCTCCGCCCTGGTAGTGCGGTGCTCCCTGCTTGTCGTGCTGGTTATCGTTGCCTCGCAATGTGTTTGGACCGCACACGCCGATCCGCCGGCGCCGGGGCCCGCGCCGATTCTGCCGCCGTTGGTGCCCGGCCAAGTGTTGCGCATGGGGCCGACCGCCGGCACCGGAACGCCGACCGGGGACTACGGCATTGGCGCCACCGATCTGTGCGAGTTCGTCGAATTCCCCACCGAGCTGTTGCAGGTGTGCGGCGATAGCTTCGCCGGCCAAGGTGTCGGGTTCGGCGGCTGGTACTCGCCGATCGCATTGCGGGTCGACACCGCGTCCGTCGATGACCCGGCCGGGGTGCGCTACACCGGCGTCACGGGCATCGGCAGCCCGCTGCTTGCCGATCCCACACCTGCCGGCAACTCGCAGCTGCCCGCCGGAGTGGTGCAGATCAACCGGCACAACTACGTGATGGTGACCACGACCAAAGACCTGGAGCCGCAGAGTTCGAGGCTGGTGTTGGCGGTGCCGGAGCGTGCGGGCTGGCAGACCATCGCGGGCACCCAGCGCGCGGCCCGGTATCAGGACGGGTCACAGACTCAGATCAGCGGGTACTACGACCCCATTCCCACCCCCGATTCGCCCGGCGGCTGGGTGTACATCGTGGCCGACAATTTCACCCGGAGAGATCCGGTGCTGCTGTATCGGGCGACGCCGCAGACCTTCATCGACCGGTCCAAGTGGCAAGGCTGGGCCGGCGGGCCCGGCGGCGGTTGGAACAAGCCGCCGACACCGCTCTGGCCCGATCAGGTCGGCGAAATGAGCATTCGGCAGATCGATGGCATGACCGTGTTGTCGTATTTCAACGCGACCACTCTCAACATGGAAGTGCGAGTGGCCGCCAATCCGACGTTGCTGGGCGATGCGCCGGTCACGACGGTGGTGCAGCACGACGAGTGGCCGGAACCCGCGGAGAGTCTGCCGCCGCCATTCGACAACCGGCTCGCCCAGCCCTACGGCGGCTACATCTCGCCCGGCTCCACCCTCGACGAGCTGCGGATATTCGTCAGCCAGTGGGACACCCGCGCGCGGATGAGTGGGCCGTATCGGGTGATCCAATTCGCGGTGAACCCGTTCAAGCCCTGA
- a CDS encoding aspartate-semialdehyde dehydrogenase encodes MGATGLSIGIVGATGQVGQVMRALLDERDFPATSVRFFASARSQGRKLPFRGQEIEVEDAETADPSGLDIALFSAGGAMSKVQAPRFAAAGVTVIDNSSAWRKDPDVPLVVSEVNFERDVANRARPLTKGIIANPNCTTMAAMPVLKVLHDEAGLVRIVVSSYQAVSGSGVAGVEELATQVREVINGAEQLVHDGAALQFPAPVKYVAPIAFNVVPLAGSLVDDGSGETDEDQKLRFESRKILGIPDLLVSGTCVRVPVFTGHSLSINAEFERPLSPERARELLDGAPGVKVVDVPTPLAAAGVDESLVGRIRQDPGVPDGRGLALFVSGDNLRKGAALNTIQIAELLAADR; translated from the coding sequence ATGGGTGCCACCGGCTTGTCGATAGGGATAGTGGGGGCCACCGGCCAGGTCGGTCAGGTCATGCGCGCGCTGCTCGATGAGCGCGACTTTCCGGCGACCTCCGTCCGGTTCTTCGCATCCGCTCGGTCGCAGGGCCGCAAGCTGCCCTTCCGCGGCCAGGAGATCGAGGTCGAAGACGCCGAGACCGCCGACCCCAGTGGGCTGGACATCGCGCTGTTCTCGGCCGGCGGGGCCATGTCGAAGGTGCAGGCGCCGCGGTTCGCCGCCGCCGGCGTGACGGTGATCGACAACTCGTCGGCCTGGCGTAAAGACCCCGACGTGCCGTTGGTGGTGTCGGAGGTCAACTTCGAGCGCGATGTCGCCAACCGCGCTCGGCCTCTCACGAAGGGCATCATCGCCAACCCGAACTGCACCACGATGGCGGCGATGCCGGTGCTCAAGGTGCTGCACGACGAGGCTGGGCTGGTCCGCATCGTGGTCTCGTCGTATCAAGCCGTGTCCGGTAGCGGGGTGGCGGGCGTCGAGGAACTGGCGACCCAGGTGCGCGAGGTTATCAACGGCGCCGAGCAATTGGTGCACGACGGTGCGGCCCTGCAGTTCCCGGCGCCGGTGAAGTATGTGGCGCCGATCGCGTTCAATGTGGTGCCACTGGCCGGATCGTTGGTGGACGACGGCTCCGGCGAGACCGACGAGGACCAGAAGCTGCGCTTCGAGAGCCGCAAGATTCTCGGCATTCCCGACTTGTTGGTGAGCGGTACCTGCGTGCGGGTACCGGTGTTCACCGGACACTCGTTGTCGATCAATGCCGAATTCGAGCGGCCGCTCTCGCCGGAGCGGGCGCGCGAACTTCTCGATGGGGCCCCGGGCGTCAAAGTCGTCGACGTGCCGACGCCGTTGGCCGCGGCAGGAGTCGACGAGTCGCTGGTCGGTCGCATCCGCCAAGACCCGGGTGTGCCGGACGGGCGCGGCCTGGCGCTGTTCGTGTCGGGGGACAACCTGCGCAAGGGGGCGGCGCTGAACACCATCCAGATCGCCGAACTGCTGGCCGCTGACCGGTGA
- a CDS encoding aspartate kinase yields the protein MALVVQKYGGSSVGNAERIRRVAERIVETKKQGNDVVVVVSAMGDTTDDLMDLALQVCPVPPPRELDMLLTAGERISNALVAMAIESLGAHARSFTGSQAGVITTGTHGNAKIIEVTPGRLQAALDEGRIVLVAGFQGVSQDSKDVTTLGRGGSDTTAVALAAALGADVCEIYTDVDGIFSADPRIVHNARKLDTVTFEEMLEMAACGAKVLMLRCVEYARRHNIPVHVRSSYSDKPGTLVVGSIKDTPMEDPILTGVAHDRSEAKVTIVGIPDIPGYAAKVFRAVAEADVNIDMVLQNVSKVEDGRTDITFTCSRDSGPTAVAKLDLLKDEVGFTQLLYDDHIGKLSLIGAGMRSHPGVTATFCEALAAVGVNIELISTSEIRISVLCRDTELDKAVVALHEAFGLGGEEAATVYAGTGR from the coding sequence GTGGCGCTCGTCGTGCAGAAGTACGGCGGATCCTCGGTGGGCAATGCCGAACGGATTCGCCGCGTCGCCGAACGCATTGTCGAAACCAAGAAGCAGGGCAACGATGTCGTCGTCGTGGTCTCTGCGATGGGCGACACCACCGACGACCTGATGGACCTGGCGCTGCAGGTGTGTCCGGTACCGCCGCCGCGTGAGCTCGACATGCTGCTGACCGCGGGTGAGCGCATCTCCAACGCGCTGGTAGCGATGGCGATCGAATCACTGGGTGCGCATGCGCGGTCCTTCACGGGTTCACAAGCCGGCGTGATCACCACCGGCACCCACGGCAACGCGAAGATCATCGAGGTCACACCGGGACGGCTGCAGGCCGCGCTCGACGAAGGCCGGATCGTGCTGGTCGCCGGCTTCCAGGGGGTGAGCCAAGACAGCAAGGACGTCACCACCTTGGGCCGCGGCGGATCGGACACCACCGCGGTCGCGCTGGCCGCCGCGCTGGGCGCTGACGTCTGTGAGATCTACACCGACGTGGACGGCATCTTCAGCGCGGACCCGCGCATCGTGCACAACGCCCGCAAGCTGGACACCGTCACTTTCGAGGAAATGCTCGAGATGGCGGCCTGCGGCGCCAAGGTGTTGATGCTGCGCTGTGTGGAATACGCGCGCCGGCACAACATTCCGGTGCACGTCCGCTCTTCTTATTCGGACAAACCGGGCACCCTCGTTGTCGGATCGATCAAGGACACACCTATGGAAGACCCCATCCTGACCGGCGTCGCGCACGACCGCAGCGAGGCCAAGGTGACCATCGTCGGGATACCCGACATCCCGGGCTATGCGGCCAAGGTCTTCCGGGCCGTCGCCGAGGCCGACGTGAACATCGACATGGTGTTGCAGAACGTGTCCAAGGTCGAGGACGGCAGGACCGACATCACCTTCACCTGTTCGCGAGACAGTGGCCCCACGGCGGTGGCCAAGCTGGACTTGCTCAAAGACGAAGTCGGCTTCACCCAACTGCTCTACGACGACCACATCGGCAAGCTGTCGCTGATCGGCGCGGGCATGCGCAGCCATCCCGGCGTCACCGCGACGTTCTGTGAGGCGTTGGCGGCGGTCGGCGTGAACATCGAGCTGATCTCTACCTCCGAGATCCGGATCTCGGTGCTGTGCCGCGACACCGAGCTGGACAAGGCGGTTGTCGCCCTGCATGAGGCGTTCGGTCTCGGCGGGGAGGAGGCGGCCACGGTCTACGCGGGGACGGGGCGCTGA
- a CDS encoding ABC transporter ATP-binding protein, with amino-acid sequence MRTNWWGRLSQYVLRYRRDLLLGLFASVVGTAITVMVPLVTKRVIDNAIAPDHRPLAPWALVLVAAAVAIYFMTFVRRHYGGRIAHLVQHDLRVDAFATLMRWDGRQQDRWSSGQLIVRTTNDLELVQTLLFDLPNVIRHLLTLLLCLAVMAWLSLPLALLVVLLVPLIGLVAHRSRRLLAVATETAQERNAAVTGVVDAAVSGIHVVKAFGQQSQETVKLTTAGRALYAARVRVARLNAYFGPLLQSLPAFGQMAVLAVGGWMAAQGTITVGTFVAFWSCLTLVSRPACDLAGMLTIAQQARTGAMRVFELIDSRPTLVDGTKQLPSSTPVSLAFEHASFGYAAEHPVLRGIDLSILPGETLAVVGPPGSGKSTLALLAMRCYDVTAGAVRVGGHDVRDLTLDSLRSAIGLVPEQAILFSGTIGENISYGRSNVTLEQITAAARAAHIDEFVNTLPDGYATPVGAQGLTLSGGQRQRIALARALVGNPRLLIMDEPTSAVDAVIEASIQDVLREVLADRTAVIFTRRRSMLSLADRVAVLDSGHLLDIGTPEQLWGRCSRYRELLSPATDPLRNLAFEDGAPGPESEPEAIDVAADATEPSDHSPKPDLLRRLLHDFRGPLIVSLLLVALETGAGLLPPLLIRHGIDVGIRQHVLTALWWAALAGTAIVAIRLVAQWGSAVVAGTAGEKALFRLRSLVFAHAQRLDLDAFEDDGDSQIITAVTADVDAIVAFLRTGLVIAIVSLVTAVGILAALLAINAKLALLIFATLPMLGLATWQFRRASSWTYRQARQRLGTVTATLREYSAGLRIAQAYRAEYVGFQTYFAHSDDYRRLRVRGQRLLALYFPLVPLTCSLATTLVLFEGGRDVQAGVLSVGALVTYLLYVEMLFAPVDKLSQMFDEYQRAAVAVGRIRSLLNTPTAFSPTAAPVGTLRGEIEFDAVHFRYPTRDAPALAGINLRIPAGQTVVFVGSTGSGKSTLMKLVSRFYDPTDGIIRVDGCDLREFDIDGYRSRLSIVAQEPYLFAGTVRDAIAYGRPDATDAQVERAAREVGAHPMIAALDGGYQHGVAAGGRNLSAGQLQLLALARARLVDSDILLLDEATVALDPATEALVHWATLGLAADRTTLIIAHELAIAEFVDRIVVLEQGTIVEDGTHVELLAAGGRYAALWAAHSRVGRPSPSDDRPIPTELLVHSPDTDVV; translated from the coding sequence ATGCGGACGAACTGGTGGGGACGGTTGTCCCAATACGTTCTCCGGTACCGGCGTGACCTGCTGCTGGGATTGTTCGCGTCGGTGGTCGGCACCGCGATCACGGTCATGGTTCCGCTGGTCACCAAACGCGTCATAGACAATGCGATCGCGCCGGATCACCGACCTCTAGCGCCGTGGGCTCTGGTGCTGGTTGCCGCTGCCGTTGCGATCTACTTCATGACCTTCGTGCGCCGGCATTACGGCGGTCGAATCGCCCATTTGGTGCAGCATGACCTCCGCGTGGACGCGTTTGCGACACTGATGCGCTGGGACGGCCGGCAGCAGGACCGCTGGAGCAGCGGCCAGCTCATCGTCCGGACCACCAATGACCTGGAACTGGTGCAGACGCTGCTGTTCGACCTGCCCAATGTGATCCGGCATCTGCTTACGCTGCTGCTCTGCCTCGCGGTCATGGCTTGGCTATCGCTACCGCTGGCTTTGCTCGTGGTGCTACTTGTACCGCTGATCGGCCTGGTCGCGCACCGCAGCCGCCGCCTGCTGGCGGTAGCCACCGAGACTGCGCAAGAACGCAATGCCGCGGTCACCGGCGTGGTCGACGCCGCGGTCAGCGGGATTCATGTAGTCAAGGCCTTCGGGCAGCAGTCCCAGGAGACGGTGAAACTCACCACCGCCGGCCGCGCGCTCTATGCAGCACGCGTGCGGGTAGCCCGACTCAACGCATACTTCGGCCCGCTGCTACAAAGCCTGCCCGCCTTCGGGCAGATGGCGGTCCTCGCGGTCGGCGGATGGATGGCGGCACAGGGCACGATCACGGTGGGCACCTTCGTTGCCTTCTGGTCTTGCCTGACCCTGGTGTCGCGCCCGGCGTGCGACCTGGCCGGGATGCTCACCATCGCGCAGCAGGCGCGGACGGGCGCCATGCGCGTGTTCGAACTCATCGACAGCCGGCCGACTCTGGTCGATGGCACCAAGCAGCTGCCCTCGTCGACTCCGGTATCCCTCGCCTTCGAGCACGCGTCGTTCGGCTATGCGGCCGAACACCCCGTCCTGCGCGGCATAGACCTCTCAATTCTGCCCGGGGAAACCCTTGCCGTGGTCGGCCCGCCAGGCAGCGGCAAATCCACCTTGGCGCTGCTGGCGATGCGCTGCTACGACGTCACCGCGGGAGCGGTCCGCGTCGGCGGCCATGATGTGCGCGACCTGACTCTCGATTCGTTGCGCTCGGCTATCGGCCTGGTACCCGAACAGGCCATCCTGTTTTCCGGAACTATCGGTGAAAACATCTCCTACGGCCGGTCGAACGTGACGCTGGAGCAGATCACCGCCGCGGCCCGGGCGGCGCATATCGATGAGTTCGTGAACACCTTGCCGGACGGCTACGCGACGCCGGTCGGAGCGCAGGGATTGACGCTGTCCGGCGGGCAGCGGCAACGCATCGCGCTGGCCCGAGCGCTGGTTGGCAACCCCCGATTGTTGATCATGGACGAGCCGACCTCGGCCGTGGACGCGGTCATCGAAGCTTCGATCCAGGACGTGTTGCGAGAGGTCCTGGCGGACCGGACCGCGGTCATCTTCACCCGCCGCCGCTCCATGCTGTCCTTGGCCGACCGCGTCGCGGTGCTCGATTCCGGGCATCTGCTCGATATCGGCACCCCGGAACAGCTATGGGGACGCTGTTCGCGTTATCGCGAACTACTTTCGCCCGCAACAGATCCCCTGCGTAATCTCGCGTTCGAAGACGGTGCGCCCGGGCCGGAATCGGAACCGGAGGCCATCGACGTCGCCGCTGACGCGACCGAACCCAGCGACCACTCGCCCAAGCCCGACCTGTTGCGCCGGCTGCTGCACGACTTCCGCGGGCCACTGATCGTGAGCCTGTTGCTGGTAGCCCTCGAGACCGGTGCGGGCTTGTTGCCGCCCCTGCTGATCAGGCACGGTATCGATGTCGGCATCCGTCAGCACGTGCTGACAGCGTTGTGGTGGGCGGCACTGGCCGGCACCGCCATCGTGGCCATCCGCCTGGTCGCACAGTGGGGCAGCGCCGTGGTCGCCGGAACCGCCGGGGAGAAAGCGCTGTTCCGATTGCGCTCCCTGGTCTTTGCCCATGCGCAGCGTCTGGACCTAGACGCCTTCGAAGACGACGGTGATTCCCAGATCATTACCGCGGTCACCGCCGACGTAGACGCCATTGTGGCGTTCCTGCGCACGGGCCTGGTCATCGCCATCGTCAGCCTGGTGACGGCGGTGGGCATTCTGGCGGCACTGCTGGCCATCAACGCCAAGTTGGCGTTGCTCATCTTCGCCACCTTGCCAATGCTGGGCCTGGCGACCTGGCAATTCCGCCGGGCGTCGAGCTGGACCTACCGGCAGGCGCGGCAGCGGCTTGGGACCGTGACCGCCACCCTGCGGGAGTACTCCGCAGGGCTGCGAATCGCACAGGCCTACCGTGCCGAATACGTGGGATTTCAAACATATTTCGCGCACAGCGACGACTACCGACGCCTTCGCGTCCGTGGTCAACGGCTGCTGGCGCTGTATTTCCCGCTCGTACCGTTAACCTGCAGCCTGGCAACGACACTGGTGCTGTTCGAAGGGGGACGCGACGTACAGGCGGGTGTGCTCTCGGTCGGCGCGCTGGTGACCTACCTGCTCTATGTCGAAATGTTGTTCGCGCCGGTCGACAAGCTGTCCCAAATGTTTGACGAGTACCAGCGTGCGGCGGTGGCCGTCGGGCGGATCCGGTCGCTGCTGAACACACCGACCGCATTTTCGCCGACGGCGGCGCCGGTGGGGACGCTGCGCGGTGAGATCGAGTTCGACGCCGTTCACTTCCGGTACCCGACCCGGGATGCGCCCGCATTGGCCGGGATCAATCTGCGGATTCCCGCCGGTCAAACGGTGGTGTTCGTCGGCTCCACCGGGTCAGGGAAATCGACCCTGATGAAGTTGGTGTCCAGGTTCTACGACCCGACGGACGGAATCATCCGCGTCGATGGTTGCGACTTGCGGGAATTCGATATCGATGGCTACCGCAGCCGGCTCAGCATCGTGGCGCAGGAACCCTACCTATTTGCCGGGACGGTCCGTGATGCCATCGCATACGGGCGTCCCGATGCCACCGACGCGCAGGTCGAACGGGCCGCTCGCGAGGTGGGTGCGCACCCCATGATCGCCGCGCTCGATGGCGGGTACCAGCATGGGGTGGCCGCCGGTGGCCGGAATCTGTCCGCCGGCCAGCTGCAGTTGCTGGCGTTGGCTCGGGCGCGGCTGGTCGATTCCGACATCTTGCTGCTCGACGAGGCCACCGTCGCCCTGGACCCCGCTACCGAGGCCTTGGTGCACTGGGCGACCCTTGGCCTGGCAGCCGACCGGACCACGTTGATCATTGCCCACGAGTTGGCAATTGCCGAATTCGTAGATCGGATCGTGGTTCTCGAGCAGGGAACCATTGTCGAGGACGGCACCCACGTCGAGCTACTGGCTGCCGGCGGACGCTATGCCGCGCTGTGGGCGGCCCACAGCCGGGTGGGCCGGCCGTCGCCATCCGACGATCGGCCGATCCCAACCGAACTGCTGGTCCATTCCCCCGACACGGATGTCGTCTAG
- the leuA gene encoding 2-isopropylmalate synthase — protein MTNSSQAPGPDAFTSARTIVKPAGPPSPGQPVWNPQRASSMPVNRYRPFAEEVEHIRVADRTWPDRVIDRAPLWCAVDLRDGNQALIDPMSPARKRRMFDLLVRMGYKEIEVGFPSASQTDFDFVREIITEGAIPDDVTIQVLTQCRPELIERTFEACAGASKVIVHFYNSTSILQRRVVFRADRAAVQAIATEGARRCVEEAAKYPDTRWRFEYSPESYTGTELEYAKQVCDAVGEVIQPTPENPIIFNLPATVEMATPNVYADSIEWMSRNLANRESVILSLHPHNDRGTAVAAAELGFAAGADRIEGCLFGNGERTGNVCLVTLGLNLFSRGVDPQIDFSNIDEIRRTVEYCNQLPVPERHPYGGDLVYTAFSGSHQDAINKGLDAMKFDADAADSDMDDMLWQVPYLPIDPKDVGRTYEAVIRVNSQSGKGGVAYIMKADHGLALPRRLQIEFSRAIQEIAEGSAGEGGEVSPKEMWDAFAEEYLAPVRPLERIKQRVIAAEEDGGTTSIDATVKIDGKETEISGSGNGPLAAFVHALGTVGFDVAVLDYSEHAMSAGDDAQAAAYVEASVAGKTVWGVGIAPSITTASLRAVVSAINRASR, from the coding sequence GTGACAAACTCTTCGCAAGCCCCTGGTCCCGACGCCTTTACCTCGGCGCGCACCATTGTCAAACCCGCCGGCCCACCGTCGCCGGGCCAACCCGTCTGGAACCCCCAGCGAGCTTCCTCGATGCCGGTCAACCGCTACCGGCCGTTCGCCGAGGAAGTCGAACACATCCGGGTTGCCGACCGCACCTGGCCCGACCGCGTCATCGACCGCGCTCCCCTGTGGTGCGCAGTGGACCTGCGTGACGGCAACCAGGCGCTGATCGATCCGATGAGCCCGGCCCGCAAGCGGCGCATGTTCGACCTGCTGGTTCGGATGGGCTACAAGGAGATCGAGGTCGGCTTTCCTTCGGCCAGCCAGACCGACTTCGACTTCGTCCGCGAGATCATCACCGAAGGCGCCATTCCCGACGACGTCACCATCCAGGTGCTGACTCAGTGCCGCCCCGAGCTGATCGAGCGCACGTTCGAGGCGTGCGCTGGGGCGTCGAAGGTGATCGTGCACTTCTACAACTCGACGTCGATCCTGCAGCGCCGCGTGGTGTTCCGCGCCGACCGGGCCGCGGTACAGGCGATCGCGACCGAGGGCGCCCGCAGATGCGTCGAGGAAGCCGCCAAATACCCCGACACCCGGTGGCGCTTCGAGTACTCACCGGAGTCCTACACGGGCACCGAGCTGGAATACGCCAAACAGGTGTGCGACGCCGTGGGCGAAGTCATCCAGCCCACCCCGGAAAACCCGATCATCTTCAATCTGCCCGCCACCGTGGAGATGGCCACTCCGAACGTCTACGCCGACTCGATCGAGTGGATGAGCCGCAACCTGGCCAACCGGGAGTCGGTCATTCTGAGCCTGCATCCCCACAACGATCGCGGAACCGCCGTCGCCGCAGCCGAATTGGGCTTCGCCGCAGGCGCCGACCGGATCGAGGGTTGTCTGTTCGGCAACGGCGAGCGCACCGGCAATGTGTGTCTGGTGACCCTGGGGCTGAACCTGTTCTCCCGCGGCGTAGATCCGCAGATCGATTTCTCCAACATCGACGAGATCCGGCGCACCGTGGAGTACTGCAACCAGTTGCCGGTGCCCGAACGTCACCCCTACGGCGGCGACCTGGTCTACACCGCGTTCTCCGGCAGCCACCAGGACGCCATCAACAAGGGCCTGGACGCGATGAAGTTCGATGCCGATGCCGCCGATTCCGACATGGACGACATGCTGTGGCAGGTGCCCTATCTGCCCATCGACCCCAAGGACGTCGGGCGCACCTACGAAGCGGTGATCCGGGTCAACTCGCAGTCCGGCAAGGGTGGGGTGGCCTACATCATGAAGGCCGACCACGGCCTGGCCCTGCCACGACGGCTGCAGATCGAGTTCTCGCGTGCGATCCAAGAGATCGCCGAGGGCAGCGCGGGCGAAGGGGGCGAGGTCTCACCCAAAGAGATGTGGGACGCGTTCGCCGAGGAGTACCTGGCGCCGGTGCGCCCGCTGGAACGGATCAAACAGCGCGTCATTGCCGCCGAGGAAGATGGCGGCACCACCAGCATCGACGCCACCGTCAAGATCGACGGCAAAGAGACCGAGATCAGTGGCTCGGGCAACGGTCCGCTGGCCGCGTTCGTTCACGCGCTGGGCACCGTCGGGTTCGACGTGGCCGTGTTGGACTACTCCGAGCACGCGATGAGCGCCGGCGACGACGCTCAGGCGGCGGCGTACGTGGAGGCCTCCGTGGCCGGCAAGACGGTGTGGGGCGTGGGCATCGCGCCGTCGATCACCACCGCGTCACTGCGGGCCGTCGTGTCGGCGATCAACCGGGCGTCGCGCTAG
- a CDS encoding TetR/AcrR family transcriptional regulator gives MPPNPQRRAQILDAAIDILADVGVGGLTHRQVDDRADLPAGTTSNYFRTRQALLEATASRTVDLHWQRVQVLRSAVGSLSRDGVKALMTKMLTDPDEQFRRNTLARFELFMEGTRRPELQPFLVELQHAAVKSATLIFEAAGFAPTPERMDQLSRLLNGYVFSHLTLPGDDDPAALVDRLLPAFFDA, from the coding sequence ATGCCGCCGAATCCGCAACGCCGTGCCCAGATCCTCGACGCCGCGATCGACATCCTTGCCGACGTCGGTGTTGGGGGGCTTACGCATCGGCAGGTGGACGATCGCGCGGATCTGCCCGCCGGCACCACATCGAACTACTTCCGCACGCGTCAGGCCCTGCTCGAAGCCACGGCATCGCGCACCGTCGATCTGCATTGGCAGCGAGTGCAGGTGCTGCGGTCCGCGGTCGGGTCGTTGTCCCGAGACGGCGTCAAGGCGTTGATGACGAAGATGCTCACCGACCCCGATGAACAGTTCCGCCGCAACACCCTGGCGAGGTTCGAGCTGTTCATGGAGGGCACGAGACGGCCCGAGCTGCAGCCGTTCCTGGTGGAGTTGCAGCATGCCGCGGTGAAGTCGGCAACCCTGATCTTCGAGGCCGCGGGCTTTGCCCCGACGCCCGAGCGGATGGATCAGTTGAGCCGATTGCTCAACGGCTACGTATTCAGCCACCTCACCCTGCCCGGCGACGACGACCCGGCCGCACTGGTCGACCGGCTGCTACCCGCGTTCTTCGACGCCTAG
- a CDS encoding DEDDh family exonuclease, with protein sequence MSQNWGRPASHPGEGWAVVDVETSGFRPGQARVISVAALGLDSAGNVEHSVVSLLNPGVDPGPTHVHGLTAAMLEEQPQFADVVGDLTELLRGRTLVAHNVAFDYSFLAAEAEIADAELPVDSVMCTVELARRLELGIDNLKLETLAAHWGVTQERPHDAFDDALVLSGILAPALQRARERDVWLPIHPVTRRRWPNGRVTHDELRPLKALASRMPCPYLNPGRYVCDRPLVQGMRIALAAEVGRTHEELVERILHAGLAYSDGVDRETSLVVCNEDAPEQGKGYQARQLGVPVLTDTQFMDRVGCVLGGTSAEKFTDHTLVEEQFALF encoded by the coding sequence GTGAGCCAGAACTGGGGACGGCCGGCCAGCCACCCGGGTGAGGGTTGGGCCGTCGTCGATGTCGAGACCTCGGGATTTCGGCCGGGGCAGGCCCGGGTCATCAGCGTCGCCGCGCTTGGGCTGGACTCTGCCGGCAATGTCGAGCATTCCGTGGTCAGCCTGCTCAATCCCGGGGTGGATCCCGGCCCGACCCACGTGCACGGTCTGACCGCGGCGATGCTCGAAGAGCAGCCCCAGTTCGCCGACGTTGTCGGTGATCTGACCGAGCTACTGCGCGGCCGCACGCTGGTGGCCCACAATGTCGCGTTCGACTACTCGTTTTTGGCCGCTGAGGCTGAAATCGCAGATGCCGAGCTGCCGGTCGATTCCGTCATGTGCACGGTCGAGCTGGCCCGGCGGCTGGAACTCGGAATCGACAACCTCAAGCTGGAGACGCTGGCCGCACATTGGGGCGTGACCCAGGAACGGCCGCACGACGCTTTCGACGACGCGCTGGTCTTGAGCGGGATCCTGGCGCCGGCGCTGCAACGGGCGCGCGAACGCGACGTTTGGTTGCCGATTCATCCGGTCACCCGGCGCCGGTGGCCCAATGGCCGGGTGACCCACGACGAACTGCGCCCGCTCAAGGCGCTGGCCTCCCGGATGCCCTGCCCATACCTCAACCCGGGCCGCTACGTCTGCGACCGGCCGCTGGTCCAGGGCATGCGGATAGCGCTGGCCGCCGAGGTGGGCCGAACCCATGAGGAGCTCGTCGAACGGATCCTGCATGCCGGCCTGGCCTACAGCGATGGCGTCGACCGGGAGACGTCGCTGGTGGTGTGCAACGAAGACGCCCCCGAGCAGGGCAAGGGCTACCAGGCCCGGCAGCTGGGTGTGCCCGTGCTTACCGACACGCAGTTCATGGATCGGGTTGGCTGCGTGCTCGGCGGCACCAGCGCCGAGAAATTCACCGACCACACCCTGGTCGAAGAACAGTTCGCGCTGTTCTGA